A single Pseudomonas sp. MM223 DNA region contains:
- a CDS encoding hypothetical protein (UPF0761 membrane protein YihY) yields the protein MIFPALQGLPLHRVLVRTIKEFLDDEMSTYASALAYQALFSLFPFLLFLIALIGFLHLPDFFSWLRLQSELVLPPQALEQVNPVIDQLQQSKGGLLSVGIVIALWTASAGVRLMMSAMNAAYDVPEGRPVWKRIPLSIFYTVGLAGMLLAAAALMVLGPQVMEWIAAQIGMQEFIVTLWTILRWPVIIMLLMVAVALIYYVMPDVKQKFRFITPGSVLAVVVWIVASLGFAYYVKTFADYNAMYGSIGAIIVLLLYFYISAAVLLLGAEMNAVIEHMSSEGKNPGEKDFEGHKAPETITVLGHEHPQPSQHQPSEPNPR from the coding sequence ATGATTTTTCCCGCCCTGCAGGGCCTGCCCTTGCACCGCGTGCTGGTGCGCACCATCAAGGAATTTCTTGATGACGAGATGTCCACCTATGCCTCCGCGCTGGCTTACCAGGCGCTGTTCTCGCTGTTCCCGTTCCTGCTGTTCCTCATTGCCCTGATTGGTTTCCTGCATTTGCCGGACTTCTTTTCGTGGCTGCGCCTGCAATCGGAACTGGTGTTGCCGCCCCAGGCGCTGGAGCAGGTGAACCCGGTGATCGACCAGTTGCAGCAGTCCAAAGGCGGGCTGTTGTCGGTGGGTATCGTGATTGCCTTGTGGACCGCGTCGGCCGGCGTGCGCCTGATGATGAGCGCGATGAACGCCGCTTACGATGTGCCCGAAGGCCGCCCGGTATGGAAGCGCATCCCGCTTTCCATTTTCTACACCGTCGGTTTGGCCGGCATGCTGCTGGCGGCCGCAGCACTGATGGTGCTGGGCCCGCAAGTGATGGAATGGATCGCCGCCCAGATCGGCATGCAGGAGTTCATCGTTACACTCTGGACCATCCTGCGCTGGCCGGTAATCATCATGCTGCTGATGGTGGCGGTGGCCCTGATCTACTACGTGATGCCTGACGTGAAACAGAAGTTTCGCTTCATCACGCCCGGCTCGGTGCTGGCGGTGGTGGTGTGGATCGTGGCGTCCCTGGGCTTTGCCTACTACGTAAAAACCTTTGCCGACTACAACGCCATGTACGGCAGCATTGGTGCAATCATCGTGCTGTTGCTGTATTTCTATATTTCCGCTGCCGTGTTGCTGCTGGGCGCGGAGATGAACGCGGTGATCGAGCACATGTCGAGCGAGGGTAAAAACCCTGGCGAGAAGGATTTCGAAGGGCACAAGGCCCCGGAAACCATCACCGTGCTGGGCCATGAACACCCGCAACCGAGCCAGCACCAACCTTCCGAGCCAAACCCCAGATGA
- the quiC_1 gene encoding 3-dehydroshikimate dehydratase (*Name quiC_1): MRLMPALVALLPLLPLPALAAAPASPETLRVERYTDDGQPGSLRWAIETSNQNPGHYSIDIAAVGKPPYVIRPSRALPEIKGPVRITGLPWALDGQYIAIDGSAYIKDQGVRTCPGALPGQFGTNVRTTTNPGLVLRDTQGVHLSGLEVRNFCIGILVNRASGNVIEDNRIVANKGGAGIMLTGDDGAGNPTATTTNNNKVLRNQLIDNGDGLG, from the coding sequence ATGCGTCTGATGCCTGCGCTGGTGGCTTTGCTGCCACTGCTTCCTCTGCCCGCCCTGGCCGCCGCACCGGCCAGCCCCGAAACCCTGCGTGTCGAGCGTTACACCGATGACGGCCAACCCGGTTCGCTGCGTTGGGCCATCGAAACCAGCAACCAGAACCCTGGCCACTACAGCATCGACATTGCCGCCGTCGGCAAACCGCCGTACGTCATCCGCCCCAGCCGTGCGCTACCGGAAATCAAAGGCCCGGTACGCATCACCGGTCTGCCTTGGGCACTCGATGGCCAATACATCGCCATCGACGGTTCGGCGTACATCAAGGACCAGGGCGTACGCACCTGCCCAGGCGCCCTGCCCGGCCAGTTCGGCACCAACGTGCGCACCACCACCAACCCCGGGCTGGTGCTGCGCGACACCCAGGGCGTGCACCTGAGCGGCCTGGAAGTACGCAATTTCTGCATCGGCATATTGGTCAACCGCGCCAGCGGCAACGTGATCGAAGACAACCGTATCGTCGCCAACAAAGGCGGCGCGGGCATCATGCTGACCGGTGACGACGGTGCCGGTAACCCCACCGCCACCACCACAAACAACAACAAGGTGCTGCGCAACCAGCTGATCGACAATGGCGACGGCCTGGGCTGA
- the quiC_2 gene encoding 3-dehydroshikimate dehydratase (*Name quiC_2) has protein sequence MADNLFRSTAANPEPSQGIEILLGNDNSVVRNRFENYSDGLQINWGKRNYLAANTFSGNSIGVSVTGEGNMLDGNLIHGNRIGVALRPEPDTTATRLSGNRIWGNSQDIRRCEAGGSCVPDQRTGAIVFGVPAQAHALYVGSRGVGADLPKKDQAIICDAKGQPKPCQPLPNHNQQAPRLIALQGNVLRGEVQGPVSSLLRVEFFGNAEADGTEAEQYLGEVLVNSDKQGQARFAQVLENIGGLRSFTATVTTADGATSELSQPVRR, from the coding sequence GTGGCCGATAACCTGTTCCGCAGCACTGCGGCCAACCCCGAACCCTCGCAGGGTATCGAGATTCTGTTGGGCAACGACAACAGCGTGGTGCGCAACCGCTTCGAAAACTACTCCGACGGCCTGCAGATCAATTGGGGCAAGCGCAACTACCTGGCCGCCAACACCTTCAGCGGCAACTCGATCGGCGTCAGCGTCACCGGCGAGGGCAACATGCTCGACGGCAACCTGATCCACGGCAACCGCATCGGCGTGGCGCTGCGCCCGGAACCGGACACCACCGCCACACGCCTGAGTGGCAACCGCATCTGGGGTAACAGCCAGGATATCCGCCGCTGCGAGGCGGGCGGTTCGTGCGTGCCCGACCAACGCACCGGCGCCATCGTGTTTGGCGTGCCGGCCCAGGCCCACGCGCTGTACGTGGGTTCACGCGGGGTGGGGGCCGACTTGCCGAAGAAAGACCAGGCGATCATCTGCGACGCCAAAGGCCAGCCCAAGCCTTGCCAGCCGCTGCCCAACCATAACCAGCAGGCGCCACGGCTGATTGCGCTGCAAGGCAATGTGTTGCGCGGTGAAGTGCAGGGGCCGGTGTCGAGCTTGTTGCGGGTGGAGTTCTTTGGCAATGCCGAAGCGGATGGCACAGAGGCCGAGCAATACCTTGGGGAAGTGCTGGTGAACAGCGACAAGCAGGGGCAGGCGCGGTTTGCGCAGGTGCTGGAGAACATCGGCGGGCTGCGCAGCTTTACCGCGACCGTGACCACTGCCGATGGGGCAACTTCCGAGTTGAGCCAACCCGTTCGGCGCTAA